The following coding sequences lie in one Isoptericola variabilis 225 genomic window:
- a CDS encoding PP2C family protein-serine/threonine phosphatase yields MQIEGTVAGRAFRALRTVEATVDGRPCLWVPVIDGVERIGVLRVVALEGTDLDDPELRRTCWWITHLLGHLVTVLDAYGDGLDALRRRRPRTTEAELVWSLLPPLTAGTDAVVVAGRLEPAYEVGGDVFDYALGPTSASFVVLDATGHDLAAGLASAAGLAAYRNARRNGKGLFEQAESVHRTLEAQFGGSVYATAVFGELDTTTGRLRYLVAGHPSPLVMRRGHVVKKLASGRRPLLGLEMRTGVTLGEEHLEPGDTIVLYTDGIPEARDAEGRTFGLPRLVDVLERESAQGIPLPEIVDRLVRAVMQHQDDVLQDDATLLLVQWTTEGQALLEPGRAR; encoded by the coding sequence GTGCAGATCGAGGGCACGGTCGCGGGCCGTGCGTTCCGGGCGCTGCGGACCGTCGAGGCGACGGTCGACGGGCGCCCGTGCCTCTGGGTGCCGGTGATCGACGGCGTCGAGCGCATCGGCGTGCTGCGCGTCGTCGCGCTCGAGGGCACCGACCTCGACGACCCCGAGCTGCGCCGCACGTGCTGGTGGATCACCCACCTGCTCGGGCACCTCGTGACCGTCCTCGACGCGTACGGCGACGGGCTCGACGCGCTGCGGCGCCGCCGCCCGCGCACGACCGAGGCCGAGCTCGTGTGGAGCCTGCTGCCGCCGCTCACCGCCGGCACGGACGCGGTCGTCGTGGCGGGCCGCCTCGAGCCGGCGTACGAGGTGGGCGGCGACGTCTTCGACTACGCGCTCGGGCCGACGTCGGCGTCGTTCGTCGTCCTCGACGCCACGGGTCACGACCTGGCGGCCGGGCTCGCCTCGGCGGCGGGTCTGGCGGCCTACCGGAACGCGCGGCGCAACGGCAAGGGCCTGTTCGAGCAGGCCGAGTCGGTGCACCGCACGCTCGAGGCGCAGTTCGGCGGCTCGGTGTACGCGACGGCGGTCTTCGGCGAGCTCGACACGACGACCGGGCGCCTGCGCTACCTCGTGGCGGGGCACCCGAGCCCGCTCGTCATGCGCAGGGGACACGTCGTCAAGAAGCTCGCGAGCGGGCGCCGTCCGCTGCTCGGGCTCGAGATGCGCACGGGCGTCACGCTCGGCGAGGAGCACCTCGAGCCGGGCGACACGATCGTCCTGTACACCGACGGCATCCCCGAGGCGCGCGACGCGGAGGGCAGGACCTTCGGGCTCCCGCGGCTCGTCGACGTGCTCGAGCGCGAGTCGGCGCAGGGCATCCCGCTTCCCGAGATCGTGGACCGGCTCGTGCGCGCGGTCATGCAGCACCAGGACGACGTGCTGCAGGACGACGCGACGCTCCTGCTCGTGCAGTGGACGACCGAGGGGCAGGCGCTGCTGGAGCCCGGCCGGGCGCGGTGA